In Pleomorphomonas sp. T1.2MG-36, the genomic stretch ATGTCGGCGGTGTCCTCGGTGAGGACGCCGGGCGTGTTGGTGACGGCGATCCCGCGTTCGGTCGCCTTGATCACGTCGATATTGTCGACGCCGTTGCCGAAATTGGCGATCAGTTTCAGGCCTGGGCCGGCCTGGGTGATCACGCCGCCGTCGACGCGGTCGGTGACGGTCGGCACCAGCACATCGGCAATGCGGCTGGCCTCGACCAGTTCGGCCTGGGTCATCGGCCGGTCGGTCGAGTTGAGGCGGACGTCGAACAACTCGCGCATGCGCGCCTCGACGACGTCGGGCAGTTTGCGCGTCACCACCACCAGGGGCTTCTTGCCGGCCATAGTTCGTTCCGTCCTTCCTTGAAGCCACCGCCGGGCGGCAGCTTGTCTCTGCAAGTTTCGGCCAGCCACTGCCGGGCGTCAATCCGGCTGAGGTCCGATCCGCGTCATTCCATGCGGCGGCTGCGTTGACGCGACGTTAACTCCGACCGGTAACCATAAAGAGGAGCGCCATTTTGGCGAGCGGCGGTGTTTCTGGCATGGAAGGCGGACGACGATGACGGCGGCGTGGGGGCGGGCGGCGGCAATTCTGGTCGCGGGTATGATGCTCGTGGGTCCCTCGCTGGCGCAGACCGTCGGCAGTTCCGGTCTGCCGGTGCCTCGTTTCGTCAGCCTCAAGTCGGATTCCGTCAACGTTCGCCAGGGACCGTCGCGCGATCAGGCGGTGATCTGGCGCTATGTTCGTGCCGGCATGCCGGTAGAAATTACCCAGGAGTTCGAGAACTGGCGTCGCATCCGCGATTTCGAGGGTGGCGAGGGCTGGGTGTTCCATTCGCTGCTGTCCGGCACGCGCACGGCTATCGTCGCGCCCTGGGCCGCCGACAAGACGATGATCGATCTGCATGCCGGCCCGGATGACACGACCCGCGTCACCGCGCGCGTCGAGCCAAAAGTCCAGGCGCCGGTCGAAAAGTGTGACGGCACCTGGTGTCGGCTCGACGGAAAGGGCTTTTCCGGCTGGATCGCCCAAGCCTCTCTCTGGGGTGTCTATCCGGACGAGAAGTTCTGATCCCTCAAGGCTCAGAAGTGTGATTCGATGGCGTCCCACACCAAGGCCGCGACATCGGGGCCGCCGAGGCGCTTGATGGCGCGGATGCCGGTCGGCGACGTCACGTTGATCTCGGTCAGCTTGTCGCCGATGACGTCGATGCCGACAAAGATCAGGCCGCGATCCCTGAGTTCCGAACCGATTGCCTCGCAGATCTCAAGATCCCGCTTGCTCACCTCCGTGGTGGCCGCCGCTCCGCCGCGTACCATGTTGGAGCGAAGATCGCCTTCTGCCGGCACGCGATTGACGAGGCCGGCGAACTTGCCGTCGACGAGGATGATGCGCTTGTCGCCGGCCCTGACGGCGGGCAGATAGCGCTGGGCGATGAAGGGATCGCGCGACTGGGTCAGGAACAGCTCGAGAAAGGCGCTGAAATTGTCGTCGTCGGGCTTCACGTGATAGACGCCTTGGCCGCCGGCGCCGTAGAGCGGCTTAAGCACGATGTCCCCGAACTCAGCGCGGAAGGCCCGGATTTCGTCCGGGTCGCGGGTGATGATCGTCTCCGGCATCAGCTCGGGGTAGTTCATCACCAAGAGCTTTTCCGGTGCGTCGCGCACCTCGGCCGGGTCGTTGACCACCAGCGTTGCCGGATGGATACGCTCCAGCATGTAGGTGGTGGAAAGATAGGCCATGTCGAACGGCGGGTCCTGACGGAGCAGCACCACATCGAGCGTCGAAAGGTCGGTCTTCTCGGGCAAACCGAGCGTGAAGTGGTTGCCCGGCTCGTCGCGCACCGCGACCGGTTCGATCGCCGCCGTCACCCGGCTCGAGCGCAGCGTCAGCTTGTCGGGGGTGTAGTGGAAGAGGCTGTGGCCTCGCTTCTGCGCCTCCAACATAAGAGCGAAGGTGGAGTCGCCGGCGAGGCGGATCGAGGCGATGTGGTCCATCTGGACGGCGACGGAAAGGCTCATGGCGACAACTCGTCTTCGGAAAGGGATGCCGCCGTTTATGGGCGGCTTCCGGCCGCCGCGCAACGGGAAAGCGCTTCACGAAAACGCGTTCTCGACATGGTGCGGCCAGCGGCGCGGTCTGACGACCACCAGGTCGAAGCGCAGTGTGAAATCCACGAATTGCGGATGTCGGGACAGATAGAGATCCGCCGCTGCCTCGATGCGGCGGTAGCCTTCGGCGGCGATGGCTTCGAGACCGGCTTCGATGGTCGGACGCGCCTTGACCTCGACGAAGGCCAGCACCTTGCCGCGTCGGGCCACGATGTCGATCTCGCCGAGCGGCGTGCGATAGCGGGTTGCCAGCACGCGGTAGCCCTTGAGGCGCAGCAACCAGGCGGCGATGCCTTCGGCAACGAGGCCTCGGGCATATCCCGCCCTGCGGTCGGCGGGCATTCTTAACTTCTCTCCAGCGCGAGGCGTGCGCCGAGACCGATGAGCAGCGACCCGGCCGCCCGCTTCAGCCATTTCCCCCACGCCGGTGAGGACCGAAGATTGGACAGGATGCCGCTTGCCCCGAAGACCGCGATGAGGTCGGCAAGGGAGAACATGACGTTGGTGATCACGCCGAGGACAAAAAACTGGAGCCACATCGGCGCGGCGGCTTGGGCACTGACGAACTGCGGAAGAAAGGCGAGGAAGAAAATCGCGGTTTTGGGGTTGAGCAGTTCGACGAGGATGCTCTGGGCGAAGGCGCGCTGCGAGTCCCGCGGGCTCTTGTCGCCCACGATCGCGCCCCTGTTCTCGGCGGTTGCAAGGCGCCATCCCATGACGATCAGGTAGGCGCCACCACCAAGCTTTACGATCGTGTAGACGACGGGAACGGCATGAAACAGCACCGAAAGCCCCATCGTCGCGGCAAGTACGTGGGCATAGCCGCCGACATGCACGCCAAGGGCGGCCATCAGGCCAGCCCGTCGACCGCCGGCAAGCGTGCGGGCCGCGGCATAGAGCATCGCCGGGCCGGGGACGAATGCGAACAGAGCCGTCGACACAAGAAAGGCGATCAGAAGGTCGAGCGGCGGCATCGCATGTCTCCTGCAGGTTCAGGTCCCCGTCGGAGGGGCATCATCGTCGCCGTCGCTGCCGGCATCGAGCACCGCCTTGAGTTTCAAGGCGAGCGCGTAGACCTCCTTGCGGGGGCGACCGGTGGTCTTCGCCACCTCAGCGGCCGCCTGCCCGGTTCCCTTGGTTTCAAGGGCGGCCGACAGAAGGGCTTCGATGTCGGCTTCGCCGGCCTCGTCGCCGAGCGGCGCGCCGATCACCAGCACGATCTCGCCGCGCGGCGGATCGTCTTGGGCGCCGGCCGCCAGCTCGGACAGCGTGCCGCGCCGCACCTCTTCGAAACGCTTGGTGAGTTCGCGGCAAAGCGCTGCCGGCCGATCGCCGCCCAGCACCTCGGCCATGTCGGCGAGTGTTTCGGCCGCGCGGTGCGGCGACTCGTAGATCACGAGCGTCGTCGGCACGGCGCGAAACTCGCCCAGACGATTGCGGCGCGTGCCGGCCTTGTGCGGCAGAAAACCAAGGAAAAGGAAGGTATCGGTCGGCAAGCCGGCAGCCACCAGCGCCGACAGGATGGCCGAGGCGCCGGGAATGGGAATGACGCGGATGCCCTCGGCGATCGCCTCTTCGACCAGTTTGTAACCGGGGTCGGAAATCAGCGGCGTGCCGGCGTCGGATACCAGCGCGAGGCGCATGCCGCCCCGGAGCATGGCCAGAAGGCGCGGTCGCTCGCGGGCGGCGTTGTGCTCGTGGTAGATGGCAAGCGGCTTGCGGATGCCGTAGCGGTCGAGGAGGACGGCGGTGACGCGGCTGTCCTCGCAAACGATGAGATCGGCACTGGCCAGCACATCGAGCGCGCGCAGCGAGATGTCCGAGAGATTGCCGATCGGCGTCGCCACCGGGTACAGGCCGGGCTCGACCGGCTTGCCGGCGAAGGCGGTGCCGTCGATGGCGTAGCCCGTCGTAGTGGTCTTGCCGCCTGCCTCGCTCATGACGACTGCCGTTCCCGTCGCGCAACGACATCGGCCGCCATGCGAAGTTCCCGAAGCGGCCGCACCGAGGCGATCGAAGCTTCATAGCTCGGATGCGCCTTGAAGGCGTCGAGTGCGGCGGCGTCAGTGAACTCGCCGTAAACGACGAAGTCGACCTCGTTGCCGAGGCTGTCGAGCTTCAGATTCTCCTCGACCTCGAGGAGCAGGGCGTGCGGATTGGCCTCGAGCAGGCGAAGGCCGTCGAGAACCCGCTGGCGGTCGTCGGCGGAACGGACGGAGAAGTAGACGATGTGCCTGATCATATAATTCCCTTGGACGGCGTCTGAGCACCGTGTTTCCTAGCTCCCAAAACCACACTTCGGCGGGAAAATCGAGCCGTCCGGGCCGATTCCTCGCCTCTCCACCGGTAAATGGCATGTAAGGAGTTGCATCTACGGCCGTTTGTCATTGAAATGGCGCGGATACTTTTGCGGCGGAAGGTAAGATGATGACCCGTGACGATGGCAGGGTTGCGAGCGGCGTGGCCGGCACGGCCGTGTCCCCGGAGACGAGCGATCCGCGTTTGGAGGCTGCCGGGCTGAGCCGGCGTCTCGCGCTGGTCCTGTTGGGTGGCGCGGCGCTCGCGGCTTGTTCGCCGACCAGTCGGCCGAGTGGCGGCGACACTCTCCTGCCAGCCCCGACCGGGCCGGCCATATCGGGCGAGGTGCTGGGTACCGGCACGGTGCGTGTGGCGCTGCTGCTGCCGAAAACGGCGCCCGGTAACGGCGCCGCGTTGGCTGTCGCCATGCAGAATGCCGCATCGCTCGGTCTCAACGATTTTTCCGGCAACGACCTGACCGTTCTTGTGAAGGATACGCGCGGTACCGCCGAGGGTGCCGCCGAAGCGGCGCGTCAGGCGATCTCCGAAGGTGCCGAGTTGATCATCGGGCCGATCTTTGCCGCCGAAGTGGGCGGTGTCGGCCCGGTGGCGCGCGCGGCATCCGTGCCGGTGATTGCCTTCTCCTCCGATCCTTCCGTGGCGGCAGCCGGCGTCTACATCCTCGGTTTCCTGGTCGATGGCCAGGTGCGTCGCGTTGTTGCTGAGGCGGCCAGGTCCGGTCGCAAGTCGATCGCCGCCATCATGTCGCAGAGCGCCTTCGGCAATCTGGCCGAGGCCGCCTTGCGCCAGGAGGCCGGTCGCTATGGCATGCGTGTCGTGGCCGTCGAACGCTTCGCCGCCGGTGGCGAGGCCCAGTCCGTGGCGGCGATCGCCGCCGTGGCCTCCCAGATCGACTGCATCCTGGTGCCCGAAGGCGCGGGCGTGGCGCCGACCATTGCCAGGTCGCTGCGGACGGCTGGTGTCGATCTTGCCCGTATCAAGCTGTTGGGGACCGGCGTCTGGAACGATCCCTCCGTCTACAACGACCCGGCGCTCACGGGCGGCTGGTTCCCTTCGCCGGAGATATCCGGCTTCTCGGCCTTCGCCAGTCGCTACCGGTCGACCTACGGCGGCGAGCCGCCACTGACAGCTTCGCTCGCCTACGACGCCGTGGTGTTGGCCGCCGGCCTTGCCAAGACTGCCGGCGCCCAGCGCTTCCAGCTCTCGGTCATAACCAACCCCGAGGGTTTCCTCTCGGCGGTCAACGGTCTGTTCCGCTTCAATGCCTTCGGCACCAACGATCGCGGTCTGGCCGTCTACGAGGTGACTGGCTCGACGCCGTCGCTGGTCTCCGCCGCTCCACGCGCCTTCACCGGTGCCTGACGGTCGGCATTTCTTTGATCGGACATGCGGCGGCCGCGAGCCGCCGCTTCCTGTCAGGCTGTTGTCATGATGTCTCCGTTCCTCGTCAAGATTTGCGGCCTTTCTACGCCGGAAAGCCTGGAATGGGCGCTTTCAGCCGGCGCCGATCTCGTCGGCTTCGTGCATTTCCCGAAAAGCCCGCGCCACGTCTCCGCCGAGGTCGCCGCGGCGCTCGCCCGTCAGGTGGCCGGACGGGCGAA encodes the following:
- a CDS encoding LysE family translocator; translated protein: MPPLDLLIAFLVSTALFAFVPGPAMLYAAARTLAGGRRAGLMAALGVHVGGYAHVLAATMGLSVLFHAVPVVYTIVKLGGGAYLIVMGWRLATAENRGAIVGDKSPRDSQRAFAQSILVELLNPKTAIFFLAFLPQFVSAQAAAPMWLQFFVLGVITNVMFSLADLIAVFGASGILSNLRSSPAWGKWLKRAAGSLLIGLGARLALERS
- a CDS encoding Dabb family protein encodes the protein MIRHIVYFSVRSADDRQRVLDGLRLLEANPHALLLEVEENLKLDSLGNEVDFVVYGEFTDAAALDAFKAHPSYEASIASVRPLRELRMAADVVARRERQSS
- the rsmI gene encoding 16S rRNA (cytidine(1402)-2'-O)-methyltransferase, with product MSEAGGKTTTTGYAIDGTAFAGKPVEPGLYPVATPIGNLSDISLRALDVLASADLIVCEDSRVTAVLLDRYGIRKPLAIYHEHNAARERPRLLAMLRGGMRLALVSDAGTPLISDPGYKLVEEAIAEGIRVIPIPGASAILSALVAAGLPTDTFLFLGFLPHKAGTRRNRLGEFRAVPTTLVIYESPHRAAETLADMAEVLGGDRPAALCRELTKRFEEVRRGTLSELAAGAQDDPPRGEIVLVIGAPLGDEAGEADIEALLSAALETKGTGQAAAEVAKTTGRPRKEVYALALKLKAVLDAGSDGDDDAPPTGT
- a CDS encoding penicillin-binding protein activator, with translation MMTRDDGRVASGVAGTAVSPETSDPRLEAAGLSRRLALVLLGGAALAACSPTSRPSGGDTLLPAPTGPAISGEVLGTGTVRVALLLPKTAPGNGAALAVAMQNAASLGLNDFSGNDLTVLVKDTRGTAEGAAEAARQAISEGAELIIGPIFAAEVGGVGPVARAASVPVIAFSSDPSVAAAGVYILGFLVDGQVRRVVAEAARSGRKSIAAIMSQSAFGNLAEAALRQEAGRYGMRVVAVERFAAGGEAQSVAAIAAVASQIDCILVPEGAGVAPTIARSLRTAGVDLARIKLLGTGVWNDPSVYNDPALTGGWFPSPEISGFSAFASRYRSTYGGEPPLTASLAYDAVVLAAGLAKTAGAQRFQLSVITNPEGFLSAVNGLFRFNAFGTNDRGLAVYEVTGSTPSLVSAAPRAFTGA
- the gshB gene encoding glutathione synthase, whose product is MSLSVAVQMDHIASIRLAGDSTFALMLEAQKRGHSLFHYTPDKLTLRSSRVTAAIEPVAVRDEPGNHFTLGLPEKTDLSTLDVVLLRQDPPFDMAYLSTTYMLERIHPATLVVNDPAEVRDAPEKLLVMNYPELMPETIITRDPDEIRAFRAEFGDIVLKPLYGAGGQGVYHVKPDDDNFSAFLELFLTQSRDPFIAQRYLPAVRAGDKRIILVDGKFAGLVNRVPAEGDLRSNMVRGGAAATTEVSKRDLEICEAIGSELRDRGLIFVGIDVIGDKLTEINVTSPTGIRAIKRLGGPDVAALVWDAIESHF
- a CDS encoding YraN family protein, encoding MPADRRAGYARGLVAEGIAAWLLRLKGYRVLATRYRTPLGEIDIVARRGKVLAFVEVKARPTIEAGLEAIAAEGYRRIEAAADLYLSRHPQFVDFTLRFDLVVVRPRRWPHHVENAFS
- a CDS encoding SH3 domain-containing protein, with the translated sequence MMLVGPSLAQTVGSSGLPVPRFVSLKSDSVNVRQGPSRDQAVIWRYVRAGMPVEITQEFENWRRIRDFEGGEGWVFHSLLSGTRTAIVAPWAADKTMIDLHAGPDDTTRVTARVEPKVQAPVEKCDGTWCRLDGKGFSGWIAQASLWGVYPDEKF